Genomic window (Temnothorax longispinosus isolate EJ_2023e chromosome 3, Tlon_JGU_v1, whole genome shotgun sequence):
TCTTCAAAACCAAAGCGAGTATATggtagtaattttttaaatgaatcaatgatatttcaaatttattcagAGAATGTTTTATTCCTCGTCttgaatatttgatattatttacctTGATAAGTAAAggctttattaaataatataatctactTGATGTtactataaatgtatatatatggaaacatataatattattaaatacaagcCAGGTAGCAAGCGTTATTTGTCGTCATTTTGACATTAAAATGACAATTGACGACAAATAACGTCAGCTAGCTACATACTactgatattatataaaaagtatcagtatcccaaataactattatttttcctcaaattctcatatattatacatatgtataacgaTAGTCGCGAGACATCCTatatacaaacaaataaatttccgAGGATTAGACCGGTCTCGGCTGCTTGGTACTTGGCATGCCTGTTTACGGAGACTCGTGCCGATACCTAGCGAGCATAGATTCGACGGCCTCAATCGGAAGTTTGCCCAAACTGCCGCAGTGACGGGTCCCGGCTGATAAACCTTGCCATTCGCGATCGCGTTCGCGATCACAGTCACGGTCGCACTCCACGTCGCTCAATTCGCGGCTGTCACTGAACCCGGTTGGCGGCAATAGTGTCATATCCTCCACCGAACTGTCAAACAGATCAGCGGATACATTTGTCGAGTCAGaaggaaaatttttctttaaagtttGTGACACCGTTGCctgaattaagaaattaataaaatgcagcTTTAACTAAATACGATTAATCAAATCTCTTATTCGTAAGATAATGTTTCAcgatgattaattataaattgatgatTAATTTAATGGTTATTATCAACATTATCTTTGatattatctaaattaaatatatataggatgAGGTACATACACACAATACATCTTTTATACGTGTaaggataattttttcatcgGTCACGTAAaggtttagttaaattttttcccaaaaatacgaaatttttgttatgtttTAATAGCGAACATATTAGAACATCCTTAAATGTTTGGTATCCTTCGTCGTATAAAATATGAGGCTCTAGAATGAAAACGTAATGACGTGAAAACTCAATATGTCATATATGTATCACAACATACTCTATCgggatatatgtatttttaacatgtctcttgcaataataatcataaaataaatataaataaatgtttgacactcgtgaaaaatttctaattgctAAATGACTCGCGTCATTGCGCTTCTTTCTCGCGTCGGTGTGAAAACGATAAGAGGCCGATATCGAATAGTCAAGACTGAGTGCTATGTGGAAACAAACAAACCTTGGCTACCTGCGAGTAGACCGGCTCGGCTGTCGGCTTCGTCGTCTCGCGAGTGAGGGCGAGCCTTCATTGTTAGATTCCGTACTCGATTCGACACCTCGCAAAAATACATCTGTAAGGAGAATCGCGTTGTTATACACGCAGATTTATTTGTGTGCAGCTGGTTttctcgataaatttttttctatgcgATTTCTTTTTGTCTACAAAATCGTGAGAGTAGGAATACATAATTGTACCTCTACAAGGCTTTACTGGCACTCTATAACTAGGCCCGGCGCATTCGCCGCAAGGGCTTCCGGACGTGTCGCTCCCGGAGCCTTGTCGACTTGATCGCAGCTAGCTCTCGGCTTCCGCGATGCTCGGAAAGTAGCGTTGCTTGTGCCACCTTGGTGTTTTCGACCTGCGCGTCAAAGAACAccagaaagaggaagagaagaggagaaaaaTAGGGACGCAAAAACGCGAAACGGATTTCACGAAAAGTCAGAAGTTAAGAAACGGCGGAAGAAGCCAGTTACCTTTCGAACTTCACACTGGATCTGTCATAATCGATAGTGTTGATGTTCTCCAAATGACCAAAAGTCTTGCATTGCATCGTGTAGTCGAGCGTCGCAGTTGTGACCGAACGGTTCTCTTTTTCCGGGAACGCTAAACGTGGCGTACGGACTTATCTCATACATTTCTGTGAAGGATAACAGAGCATTCGTAAAGGTGCATTCacgttacacaaataactcaTTGCTTCGCGAACACACGTACCAGATCCGTGATCGGTGGATTTGTGATTTTCTTGCTTCACGGGCGAACTAGTATAAACCTGATGATTACGTCTGTTGTCTCGTTCAGCCGTCGACTTGAGTTGTACGGTCGACATACAACTGGACAAGTGATGATGTTGTTGCTGGTGCTGTTGTTGTGGAACTATTCCTAAAgcttgttgttgctgctgttgtcTCGGTAACATCTCGCCTAGATAGTTTGCTCTGTCgaaaaacaatgttaaaagaGCGATTAATAAGAATCTGATCGTGGTGGGTGGTAAAGAGTGGGTGGTCAGAGAGTTTTGCTAACTTTAGTTTGGccaatttgattattttctcttttgctAAGGCAATACTGGCGAAGAGATTGTTCTCCTTTTTGGGAAATTATCTCGTGAAATCGTCTAGGAgctgtataaagaaaaaaatgtaaaaactaTTGTGTTAACTTCGTTAAATAAACACAAGCACTATGTTCACATCATGTGAAGTCCAATTCCTATAAGATTGGAGTTCGGTGATATGAATATTATGCTTGTGTTTACTAAATGCTGTCTTAAGTCAACAAAATTCTACCGTGCTTCTACCGTAATATTAATGTCTGTACAACAAATACTTACCAGTCTGTATCCTTCCTGAATTCGTATGGCTGGAAACTTTTGGAAATAGCTAAATATTCCTTTATCGGCAAGGATACCCTTTCGCTCTTTTTTCGTGGCTCGCCAAAAATCCGGTTTCTAGAGATGGACGTTGTTTTGCAGAAAGTTTACGACTGTCCTGGTCTCTTTCGTGTCTGAAGTGGATGGGAGAATTATAAGTCTAACAAATTAGGACAATTTCAAGTTAATTAACTAGTACCTCTAGCCTGGCAGGACTGATGTCATAAGTTATGTATACTCACATGATGTAGAGTCCGGAGCTTTTGCTCTCTTCAAAGAACCAACCCTTCACCGTGGGTGTTGACTTGCTAGAAGACCGACTAGACGCCGATCTTGCTTAAGGCGGCAGCACGCCATTCTTTcgaaatttctctttttcacgtAGGCTTTGTAGAGAGGCCCCGATAAGTTTCTCTGCTTTGAAAGAGCGTCTTCGGTAAAAAGGTCAGGAAAAAAGACGCAGGAGATGTTCTTGATGGGAATATCTCGCACAACTCGTTGGCCAGCCGTTAGAACAAGGCGGATTCAATGAGTCTTGAAGGCTCTTCTTCTAGGATGGCATCAATTACCAAAACGCTGGCATTTTTTCTGTCCTCCTCAACAACAATCTTTTGCTTCTTACGTAACTGAAAATCAACAGAACTAATTGAGAGAATTGACTagtataagttaaaaatctttgaaatataGAATAGCTAATTACgatttttagttaatttaagtaattctaagaaaataattaaaaatagtcaaataaattaattgtaatgagcacatttaattataatatgttcAATATTATATGAGAAACAAATTCATAATTTCAAAGTAGATCTTACATATAGtcttcataataaaaattgaaatttttttcctctatttttttctttgttccttttatttttagttaatttagttaatttgATTACTAATAATCGTGGGCCTCAAATTCTTCAGAGTAAAGAAGTGACTAAATGgaggagaaaaataaaaaaattatcttttgttCTGTGTCTGAGGGACAgaactattaaaaagttttcagCCTGTAACCGTAAATAATCCGATGTTTTCACGTTGATTTagagtataaaattttgaattgtatTGTCACGGACTAACTACCTTAGGTAGGTTTCATCATTTATCCAAAAAAATTACCTTTGGTAACCTtagctaaattaattaataaaacaaaaatacaacAGTGTTTTTAGTTAACCACTTACCTTCAAATCGTGGGATAAATTCGGCGAATTCCCACGAAGTCAATAGATATCCTTCGTATATTGATCTATAtcacaagaaaattttcacgTAATAACACAAATCACAAACACGATGCGATATGAACAAAGCTCGACGATGACGTCTTCGCGAGAAAAGAAACGCGtaaagaacaatttttttcttattcttctttCACTGGAAGTAAAGAGCACTGTATGTTGCTTCCACAAGATGAAAACAAGAACTAACAGCAACAGCCACAGCGAGACATTGACTGCCTAACGACCAAGTAAGggacttataattttaaaatagatatgtcggtaattttaaatcaggaattgataattttgaaataggTATGTTTAATCTGTAATCACGATTACGGATTTCGTAACCGTGATTTCAGATTAAACATACCTATTTTTGAATTCAGGAATTGATAATTCAGAAATAGGTTTGTTTAATCTGAAATCACGGTTACGGAATCCGTAAGGAGTTTTCAGATTGAGCGATTCTGANNNNNNNNNNNNNNNNNNNNNNNNNNNNNNNNNNNNNNNNNNNNNNNNNNNNNNNNNNNNNNNNNNNNNNNNNNNNNNNNNNNNNNNNNNNNNNNNNNNNNNNNNNNNNNNNNNNNNNNNNNNNNNNNNNNNNNNNNNNNNNNNNNNNNNNNNNNNNNNNNNNNNNNNNNNNNNNNNNNNNNNNNNNNNNNNNNNNNNNNNNNNNNNNNNNNNNNNNNNNNNNNNNNNNNNNNNNNNNNNNNNNNNNNNNNNNNNNNNNNNNNNNNNNNNNNNNNNNNNNNNNNNNNNNNNNNNNNNNNNNNNNNNNNNNNNNNNNNNNNNNNNNNNNNNNNNNNNNNNNNNNNNNNNNNNNNNNNNNNNNNNNNNNNNNNNNNNNNNNNNNNNNNNNNNNNNNNNNNNNNNNNNNNNNNNNNNNNNNNNNNNNNNNNNNNNNNNNNNNNNNNNNNNNNNNNNNNNNNNNNNNNNNNNNNNNNNNNNNNNNNNNNNNNNNNNNNNNNNNNAACAGGACGTAACACGATT
Coding sequences:
- the LOC139810407 gene encoding uncharacterized protein — its product is MLPRQQQQQQALGIVPQQQHQQQHHHLSSCMSTVQLKSTAERDNRRNHQVYTSSPVKQENHKSTDHGSEMYEISPYATFSVPGKREPFGHNCDARLHDAMQDFWSFGEHQHYRL